A single Triticum dicoccoides isolate Atlit2015 ecotype Zavitan chromosome 2A, WEW_v2.0, whole genome shotgun sequence DNA region contains:
- the LOC119359723 gene encoding NDR1/HIN1-like protein 3: MCGCDDCCGCISYRTRENIKYGCICFGVVAVVVVFAVLLAAYAFLRHVSIIVEDASLTRFALLTTPATALAYNLSLSLNVRNPNWAMSIKNTEPFEAAYKFDGQQFDRVQVSDKGDKHPPRKTMVYRLDSGSDGALVSLGNAGVVEYKKENETGVFEVEVALTRKVSYTARYTKCKIEATCKLKLKLVKPETTTVVFEKVKCKLEKAEKNC, from the coding sequence ATGTGCGGCTGCGACGACTGCTGCGGCTGCATCTCTTACAGGACcagggagaacatcaagtacggctGCATCTGCTTCGGCGTCGTCGCCGTCGTGGTCGTCTTCGCCGTCCTCCTGGCCGCCTACGCCTTCCTCCGCCACGTCAGCATCATCGTGGAGGACGCCTCGCTGACCAGGTTTGCACTGCTGACGACCCCGGCGACGGCGCTCGCGTACAACCTCTCGCTGTCTCTCAACGTCCGCAACCCGAACTGGGCGATGAGCATCAAGAACACGGAGCCGTTCGAGGCCGCCTACAAGTTCGACGGCCAGCAGTTCGACCGCGTGCAGGTCTCTGACAAGGGCGACAAGCATCCCCCCAGGAAGACCATGGTTTACCGCCTTGACTCGGGATCAGACGGCGCCCTCGTGTCGCTGGGTAACGCCGGCGTGGTGGAGTACAAGAAGGAGAACGAGACAGGTGTGTTCGAGGTGGAGGTGGCGCTGACCCGCAAAGTGAGCTACACAGCGCGCTACACCAAGTGCAAGATCGAGGCCACCTGCAAGCTCAAGCTCAAGCTCGTGAAGCCGGAGACGACCACGGTGGTGTTCGAAAAAGTGAAATGCAAGCTAGAAAAGGCCGAGAAAAACTGCTAG